Proteins encoded in a region of the Saccharothrix ecbatanensis genome:
- the meaB gene encoding methylmalonyl Co-A mutase-associated GTPase MeaB: MAKRIDVGEYAKGVLAGNRSKLAQAITLVESTRADHRALAQELLVELLPHAGGAHRVGITGVPGVGKSTFIDAFGSMLTGQGHRVAVLAVDPSSTKTGGSILGDKTRMDRLAVDPAAFIRPSPTSGTLGGVAKATRESIILVEAAGYDVVLVETVGVGQSEVAVANMTDCSLFLTLARTGDQLQGIKKGVLELADVIAVNKADGPHEMDARKAARELAGALRMLRPPDAVWHPPVLTCSGLDGTGLDTVWEQIGMHRAALEAAGELAERRRRQQVDWTWAMVHDQLLTSLRSAPAVRAVVPEVERQVREGELTATLAAERILTAFRELERGL, translated from the coding sequence ATGGCTAAGCGGATCGACGTCGGCGAGTACGCCAAGGGTGTGCTCGCCGGCAACCGCAGCAAGCTGGCCCAGGCCATCACGCTGGTCGAGTCGACGCGCGCGGACCACCGGGCGTTGGCGCAGGAGCTGCTGGTCGAGCTGCTGCCCCACGCGGGTGGCGCGCACCGCGTCGGCATCACCGGCGTGCCCGGCGTGGGCAAGTCGACGTTCATCGACGCGTTCGGCTCGATGCTGACCGGGCAGGGCCACCGGGTCGCGGTGCTGGCGGTCGACCCGTCGTCCACCAAGACCGGCGGCTCGATCCTGGGCGACAAGACCCGGATGGACCGGCTCGCGGTGGACCCGGCGGCGTTCATCCGGCCGTCCCCGACGTCCGGCACGCTCGGCGGCGTGGCCAAGGCGACCCGTGAGTCGATCATCCTGGTCGAGGCCGCCGGGTACGACGTGGTGCTGGTCGAGACGGTCGGCGTCGGCCAGTCCGAGGTCGCGGTGGCGAACATGACGGACTGCTCGCTGTTCCTCACCCTCGCCCGCACCGGCGACCAGCTCCAGGGCATCAAGAAGGGCGTGCTGGAGCTCGCCGACGTGATCGCGGTGAACAAGGCCGACGGGCCGCACGAGATGGACGCCCGCAAGGCGGCCCGTGAGCTGGCCGGCGCGCTGCGGATGCTGCGCCCGCCGGACGCCGTGTGGCACCCGCCCGTGCTGACGTGCAGCGGTCTGGACGGCACCGGGCTGGACACCGTGTGGGAGCAGATCGGCATGCACCGGGCGGCCCTGGAAGCGGCCGGTGAGCTGGCCGAACGGCGTCGGCGGCAGCAGGTGGACTGGACCTGGGCGATGGTGCACGACCAGCTGCTCACCAGCCTGCGTTCGGCGCCCGCCGTGCGCGCGGTCGTGCCCGAGGTGGAGCGGCAGGTGCGTGAAGGCGAACTGACCGCCACGTTGGCCGCCGAACGCATCCTGACCGCGTTCCGCGAGCTTGAGCGCGGTCTGTGA
- a CDS encoding methylmalonyl-CoA mutase family protein, which translates to MEPSGELALAAEFPTPDREQWLELVQGVLRKSGADFGSLITTTYDGIEVQPLYTAADQVPDAGFPGLAPFTRGGRPQGAVEGWDVRQQHRVADRNAVMADLENGVTSLWLKGLDPTTYGDVLADVYLDLAPIVIDGGVDFLDAGRAMLRVWDQRPVLPSEVRGNLGADPLGVQARTGQAADFTALTDLLGKARAFPELRVVVVDGLPFHEAGGSDAQELGASLAAGVAYLRHLTETGLSVAEAVRLLEFRYAASADQFLTIAKFRAARRLWARVTEVAGAPSAQLQHAVTSPAMMTRRDPWVNMLRTTLACFGAGLGGADAVTVLPFDAAIGLSDDFSRRIARNTQSLLLEESRLAGVIDPAGGSWYVERLTDDLAHAAWAWFQEIEAAGGLPEAFDLVAERVAVTWENRRKRLADRSDAITGVSEFPNLGEQPVVRPPAPEELSGGLPRIRYAEPYEVLRDAAEATPERPKVFLATLGPVAAHTARASFAANLFQAGGIETPNAGPTKTVEDVVERFRESGARIACLCGSETSYAELAVPVAEALRAAGAERILLAGKKSDAQIDEHVFMGCSALDVLEHTFEALAVPTSSGVQR; encoded by the coding sequence ATGGAGCCGTCAGGCGAGTTGGCGCTGGCCGCCGAGTTCCCCACCCCTGACCGCGAGCAGTGGCTGGAGCTGGTCCAAGGCGTGCTGCGGAAGTCGGGTGCCGACTTCGGTTCACTGATCACCACCACCTACGACGGCATCGAGGTCCAGCCGCTTTACACGGCCGCAGACCAGGTGCCGGACGCCGGTTTCCCCGGCCTGGCGCCGTTCACCCGCGGTGGTCGCCCCCAGGGCGCGGTCGAGGGCTGGGACGTGCGTCAACAGCACCGCGTGGCGGACCGCAACGCGGTCATGGCCGACCTGGAGAACGGCGTCACGTCGCTGTGGCTGAAGGGCCTCGACCCGACCACGTACGGCGACGTGCTGGCCGACGTCTACCTGGACCTCGCGCCGATCGTGATCGACGGGGGAGTGGACTTCCTCGACGCCGGTCGCGCCATGCTGCGGGTCTGGGACCAGCGGCCGGTGCTGCCGAGCGAGGTCCGGGGCAACCTCGGCGCGGACCCGTTGGGCGTCCAGGCGCGCACCGGGCAGGCCGCCGACTTCACCGCGTTGACCGATCTTCTGGGCAAGGCCCGTGCGTTCCCCGAGCTGCGTGTGGTCGTTGTGGACGGTCTTCCGTTCCACGAGGCCGGTGGCTCGGACGCGCAGGAGCTGGGCGCGTCCCTCGCGGCCGGTGTCGCGTACCTGCGGCACCTGACCGAAACCGGGCTGAGCGTCGCGGAAGCCGTGCGGCTGCTGGAGTTCCGGTACGCGGCGTCCGCCGACCAGTTCCTCACCATCGCCAAGTTCCGCGCCGCCCGGCGACTGTGGGCCCGGGTCACCGAGGTCGCGGGAGCGCCGAGCGCGCAGCTCCAGCACGCGGTCACGTCGCCCGCGATGATGACCCGCCGCGACCCCTGGGTGAACATGCTCCGCACCACCCTGGCGTGCTTCGGCGCGGGCCTCGGCGGCGCGGACGCGGTGACCGTGCTGCCGTTCGACGCGGCCATCGGCCTCTCCGACGACTTCTCCCGGCGCATCGCCCGCAACACGCAGTCGCTGCTGCTCGAGGAGTCGCGGCTGGCCGGTGTGATCGACCCGGCGGGTGGCTCCTGGTACGTGGAGCGGCTCACCGACGACCTCGCGCACGCCGCGTGGGCGTGGTTCCAGGAGATCGAGGCCGCGGGCGGGCTGCCCGAGGCGTTCGACCTCGTCGCCGAGCGCGTGGCCGTGACCTGGGAGAACCGCCGCAAGCGGCTGGCCGACCGGTCCGACGCGATCACCGGCGTCAGCGAGTTCCCGAACCTGGGCGAGCAGCCGGTCGTCCGTCCACCCGCTCCGGAAGAGCTGTCCGGCGGCCTGCCGCGCATCCGTTACGCCGAGCCGTACGAGGTGCTGCGGGACGCGGCGGAGGCGACCCCGGAACGTCCCAAGGTCTTCCTGGCCACGCTCGGCCCGGTCGCCGCGCACACCGCGCGGGCGTCGTTCGCGGCGAACCTGTTCCAGGCGGGCGGCATCGAGACGCCGAACGCCGGTCCCACCAAGACCGTCGAGGACGTGGTCGAGCGGTTCCGCGAGAGCGGCGCCCGGATCGCGTGCCTGTGCGGCAGCGAGACGAGCTACGCCGAGCTGGCCGTGCCCGTGGCCGAAGCGCTGCGTGCGGCGGGCGCCGAGCGCATCCTGCTGGCGGGCAAGAAATCGGACGCACAGATCGACGAGCACGTGTTCATGGGCTGCTCGGCACTGGACGTCCTGGAGCACACGTTCGAGGCACTTGCCGTCCCTACCTCCAGCGGAGTCCAGCGATGA
- a CDS encoding serine/threonine-protein kinase, which translates to METERLIAGRYRLRHVLGRGAMGTVWAAHDEVLRRDVAVKEILRPPGAADDEAELLRERTLREARSAAALAHPNLVTVYDVVQVDGDPYVVMELVPSSSLAEVVRQRGPLTDVQGAVVADAVAAALEAAHRAGITHRDVKPGNVLVADDGRVKLTDFGIARNVAEATLTSRGITLGTPAFIAPEVAAGGAVSFAADQWSLGATLFTAMTGQQPFEGANVLQTINQVVHGEVPSAAACGALEPVVAGLMTKTPDERMSLADVRRLVRPLLPELGTDVFPASAPSRPVVEIERPPVVEIERPPPVVLKPPVPPDTPLAADPGPLPFTVVEPPTLELLRRRPAASLVVALSAIVLFAIGSVSGFALTRTVAGSSLLPPPPQSTPTLPVITETPSLLPVTASAATANGEQGAEFTIDVGPDWTSFLEQRTNNGLGPSTVVHLVAPNGLYEVTVQRFPDFYERNTIKDYLRLVRSRWAEGQYFGEALEPTEDLPQGGPEPALQFSYRTVERATTLARGTAPAGPDLRRSRYSRVLPRGNDLWVVEVVVPTEQEEMGRDRLFDTISNTFTLRD; encoded by the coding sequence GTGGAAACGGAGCGTCTGATAGCCGGCCGATATCGCCTGCGGCACGTGCTGGGGCGCGGCGCCATGGGCACGGTTTGGGCCGCACACGACGAAGTCCTACGTCGGGACGTCGCCGTGAAGGAGATCCTGCGCCCTCCCGGCGCGGCCGATGACGAAGCGGAGTTGCTTCGGGAACGCACACTCCGCGAGGCCCGTTCCGCTGCCGCTTTGGCCCATCCCAACCTCGTGACGGTCTACGACGTGGTACAGGTCGACGGCGACCCGTACGTGGTGATGGAGCTGGTGCCGTCGTCGTCGCTGGCGGAGGTGGTGCGGCAGCGCGGTCCGTTGACCGACGTGCAGGGCGCGGTCGTGGCGGACGCGGTGGCCGCCGCGCTGGAGGCCGCGCACCGGGCCGGGATCACGCACCGGGACGTGAAGCCGGGGAACGTGCTGGTCGCCGACGACGGCCGGGTGAAGCTGACCGACTTCGGCATCGCGCGCAACGTCGCCGAGGCCACGCTGACCAGCCGCGGGATCACGCTGGGCACGCCCGCGTTCATCGCGCCCGAGGTGGCGGCGGGCGGTGCGGTGTCGTTCGCGGCGGACCAGTGGTCACTTGGCGCGACGCTGTTCACGGCGATGACGGGGCAGCAGCCGTTCGAGGGCGCGAACGTGCTCCAGACGATCAACCAGGTGGTGCACGGCGAGGTTCCGTCGGCGGCGGCCTGTGGCGCGCTGGAGCCGGTGGTCGCGGGGTTGATGACGAAGACGCCCGATGAGCGGATGTCCTTGGCCGACGTGCGGCGGCTGGTCCGGCCGCTGCTGCCCGAGTTGGGCACCGACGTGTTCCCCGCTTCGGCGCCGTCCCGCCCGGTGGTGGAGATCGAACGCCCGCCCGTCGTGGAGATCGAACGCCCCCCACCGGTGGTGCTCAAGCCGCCGGTCCCGCCGGACACCCCGTTGGCCGCCGACCCCGGACCCCTGCCGTTCACGGTGGTAGAGCCGCCGACCCTCGAACTGCTGCGACGGCGTCCGGCGGCGAGCTTGGTGGTGGCGTTGTCGGCGATTGTCCTGTTCGCGATCGGCAGCGTGTCCGGGTTCGCGCTGACCAGGACGGTGGCCGGCTCGTCCCTGCTGCCGCCGCCACCGCAGAGCACCCCGACCCTGCCGGTGATCACCGAGACGCCGTCGCTGCTGCCCGTCACCGCCTCGGCCGCCACCGCGAACGGCGAGCAGGGCGCGGAGTTCACCATCGACGTCGGGCCGGACTGGACCAGCTTCCTGGAGCAGCGGACGAACAACGGGCTGGGGCCGAGCACGGTCGTGCACCTGGTCGCGCCGAACGGGCTGTACGAGGTGACGGTGCAGCGGTTCCCGGACTTCTACGAGCGGAACACGATCAAGGACTACCTCAGGCTGGTGCGGTCGCGGTGGGCCGAGGGCCAGTACTTCGGTGAGGCGCTGGAGCCGACCGAGGACCTGCCGCAGGGTGGGCCTGAACCGGCCCTCCAGTTCAGCTACCGGACCGTGGAACGGGCCACGACGTTGGCCCGAGGTACCGCGCCCGCAGGCCCTGACCTGCGACGAAGCCGGTATTCGAGGGTCCTGCCGCGGGGGAACGACCTGTGGGTGGTGGAGGTCGTGGTGCCGACCGAGCAGGAGGAGATGGGCCGGGACCGGCTGTTCGACACCATCTCCAACACGTTCACCTTGCGCGATTAA
- a CDS encoding purine-nucleoside phosphorylase, with translation MTAISENTTPEALATDAAKALAERTGVAKHDIAVVLGSGWRPAADLIGEPTAEVPMGELPGFEPPTAVGHGGTVRSVVVGGKNVLVMLGRTHGYEGKGVAKVVHGVRTAAAAGVSTVVLTNAAGGLRQGMAVGQPVLIGDHLNLTASSPLVGARFVDLTDLYSPRLRQLAREIDPSLEEGVYAGLPGPHFETPAEIRMLRTMGADLVGMSTVLEAIAARAEGVEVFGLSLVTNLAAGITGEPLNHEEVLEAGQAAASRMGALLRDLVDKA, from the coding sequence GTGACCGCCATCAGTGAGAACACCACCCCCGAGGCCTTGGCCACCGACGCGGCGAAGGCCTTGGCCGAGCGGACCGGGGTGGCCAAGCACGACATCGCCGTTGTCCTCGGTTCGGGTTGGCGCCCGGCCGCCGACCTGATCGGCGAGCCCACCGCCGAGGTGCCCATGGGCGAGCTGCCCGGGTTCGAGCCGCCCACCGCCGTCGGCCACGGCGGCACCGTCCGGTCGGTGGTCGTCGGCGGCAAGAACGTGCTGGTCATGCTCGGCCGCACGCACGGCTACGAGGGCAAGGGCGTGGCCAAGGTCGTGCACGGCGTGCGCACGGCGGCCGCGGCGGGCGTCTCCACGGTCGTGCTGACGAACGCGGCCGGCGGCCTGCGCCAGGGCATGGCGGTCGGCCAGCCGGTGCTGATCGGCGACCACCTGAACCTGACCGCGTCGTCCCCGCTGGTGGGCGCGCGGTTCGTGGACCTCACGGACCTGTACTCGCCGCGGCTGCGGCAGCTCGCGCGGGAGATCGACCCGTCGCTGGAGGAAGGCGTCTACGCGGGCCTGCCGGGGCCGCACTTCGAGACGCCCGCCGAGATCCGGATGCTGCGGACGATGGGCGCGGACCTGGTCGGCATGTCCACCGTGCTGGAGGCCATCGCGGCACGCGCGGAGGGCGTGGAGGTGTTCGGCCTGTCGCTGGTGACGAACCTGGCCGCGGGCATCACCGGTGAGCCGCTCAACCACGAAGAGGTGCTGGAGGCCGGTCAGGCCGCGGCGAGCCGGATGGGCGCGCTGCTGCGCGACCTCGTGGACAAGGCGTAG
- the scpA gene encoding methylmalonyl-CoA mutase, translating to MIPNFAAVDLGEPTTATAAQWQAALQEATGKGADALMWETPEGIGVKPVYTAADTEGLDFLATYPGIAPYLRGPYPTMYVNQPWTIRQYAGFSTAEESNAFYRRNLAAGQKGLSVAFDLATHRGYDSDHPRVAGDVGMAGVAIDSIYDMRQLFDRIPLDKMSVSMTMNGAVLPILALYIVAAEEQGVAPEQLAGTIQNDILKEFMVRNTYIYPPRPSMRIISDIFSFTSQRMPKFNSISISGYHMQEAGATADLELAYTLADGVEYLRAGRDVGLDIDAFAPRLSFFWAVGMNFFMEVAKLRAARLLWAKLVKGFDAKNPKSLSLRTHCQTSGWSLTAQDVFNNVARTCVEAMAATQGHTQSLHTNALDEALALPTDFSARIARNTQLLLQQESGTNRVIDPWGGSAFVERLTHDLAHRAWSHISEVEAAGGMAQAIDAGIPKLRIEEAAARTQARIDSGRQPVIGVNKYQVEFDEHIDVLKVDNAGVRQQQLAKLARLREERDQSAVDSSLDALTRAAGSDGNLLELAISAARAKATVGEISEALGKVWGRHSAQIRTITGVYREEAGSVSNVESTREVVAAFAEAEGRRPRILVAKMGQDGHDRGQKVIATAFADLGFDVDVGPLFQTPDEVARQAVEADVHIVGVSSLAAGHLTLVPALRSALAESGREDIMIVVGGVIPPQDFDALREAGAAAIFPPGTVIADAAGDLLRKLAVQLGHPEFGAPGVDQPGRDG from the coding sequence ATGATCCCGAACTTCGCCGCGGTCGACCTCGGCGAGCCCACCACGGCCACCGCCGCGCAGTGGCAGGCCGCGCTCCAGGAGGCGACCGGCAAGGGCGCGGACGCGCTGATGTGGGAGACGCCGGAAGGCATCGGCGTCAAGCCCGTCTACACGGCCGCGGACACCGAGGGCCTCGACTTCCTGGCCACCTACCCGGGCATCGCGCCGTACCTGCGCGGCCCGTACCCGACGATGTACGTGAACCAGCCGTGGACCATCCGGCAGTACGCCGGGTTCTCCACCGCGGAGGAGTCCAACGCCTTCTACCGCCGCAACCTCGCGGCCGGCCAGAAGGGCCTCTCGGTCGCGTTCGACCTGGCCACCCACCGCGGCTACGACTCGGACCACCCGCGGGTGGCCGGTGACGTCGGCATGGCGGGCGTGGCGATCGACTCGATCTACGACATGCGGCAGCTGTTCGACCGCATCCCGTTGGACAAGATGAGCGTGTCGATGACCATGAACGGCGCGGTGCTGCCGATCCTGGCGCTGTACATCGTCGCGGCCGAGGAGCAGGGGGTGGCGCCGGAGCAGCTGGCCGGGACCATCCAGAACGACATCCTCAAAGAGTTCATGGTCCGCAACACCTACATCTACCCGCCGCGGCCGTCGATGCGGATCATCTCCGACATCTTCTCGTTCACCTCGCAGCGGATGCCGAAGTTCAACTCCATCTCGATCTCCGGCTACCACATGCAGGAAGCCGGCGCGACGGCCGACCTGGAGCTGGCGTACACGCTGGCGGACGGCGTGGAGTACCTGCGCGCGGGCCGTGACGTGGGGCTGGACATCGACGCGTTCGCGCCCCGGCTGTCGTTCTTCTGGGCCGTCGGCATGAACTTCTTCATGGAGGTCGCCAAGCTGCGCGCGGCCCGGCTGCTGTGGGCGAAGCTGGTGAAGGGGTTCGACGCGAAGAACCCGAAGTCGCTGTCGCTGCGCACGCACTGCCAGACGTCCGGCTGGTCGCTGACCGCGCAGGACGTGTTCAACAACGTCGCACGCACGTGCGTCGAGGCGATGGCCGCGACCCAGGGCCACACGCAGTCGTTGCACACCAACGCGTTGGACGAGGCCCTGGCGCTGCCGACGGACTTCTCCGCGCGCATCGCCCGCAACACCCAGCTGCTGCTCCAGCAGGAGTCGGGCACCAACCGGGTGATCGACCCGTGGGGCGGTAGCGCGTTCGTGGAACGCCTCACGCACGACCTGGCGCACCGCGCGTGGTCGCACATCAGCGAGGTCGAGGCCGCGGGCGGCATGGCGCAGGCCATCGACGCCGGCATCCCCAAGCTGCGCATCGAGGAGGCCGCCGCGCGCACCCAGGCGCGGATCGACTCCGGTCGGCAGCCGGTGATCGGCGTGAACAAGTACCAGGTGGAGTTCGACGAGCACATCGACGTGCTCAAGGTGGACAACGCCGGTGTGCGCCAGCAGCAGCTCGCGAAACTGGCCCGGTTGCGCGAAGAACGCGACCAGTCCGCAGTGGACAGTTCGCTGGACGCCCTGACCCGCGCCGCCGGTTCGGACGGCAACCTGTTGGAGCTGGCCATCTCCGCGGCCCGCGCCAAGGCCACCGTCGGCGAGATCTCCGAGGCGCTGGGCAAGGTCTGGGGCCGGCACTCCGCGCAGATCCGCACCATCACGGGGGTTTACCGCGAGGAGGCCGGCTCGGTGTCCAACGTGGAGTCGACGCGCGAGGTCGTGGCGGCGTTCGCCGAGGCCGAGGGCCGCCGTCCGCGCATCCTGGTCGCCAAGATGGGTCAGGACGGCCACGACCGCGGCCAGAAGGTGATCGCGACCGCGTTCGCCGACCTCGGCTTCGACGTGGACGTCGGCCCGCTGTTCCAGACCCCGGACGAGGTCGCCCGCCAGGCCGTCGAGGCGGACGTGCACATCGTCGGGGTGTCGTCGCTGGCCGCCGGTCACCTCACGCTGGTGCCCGCGCTGCGCTCGGCGCTGGCCGAGTCCGGCCGCGAGGACATCATGATCGTGGTCGGCGGCGTGATCCCGCCGCAGGACTTCGACGCGCTGCGCGAAGCGGGTGCGGCGGCGATCTTCCCGCCCGGCACCGTCATCGCCGACGCGGCCGGCGACCTGCTGCGCAAGCTCGCCGTGCAGCTGGGCCACCCGGAGTTCGGCGCTCCCGGTGTCGACCAGCCGGGACGAGATGGCTAA